The following coding sequences are from one Wenzhouxiangella sp. AB-CW3 window:
- a CDS encoding choice-of-anchor D domain-containing protein: MAAEEPGTGQWQTTNTEFGESRHEGASAQAGEAFYVMGGRESDAVRIYDPFEGENGSWSSGAVSPIQLHHFQAVELDGLIYAIGAMTGPYPEEPPVENIYIYDPLADRWIIGPTMPSGRLRGSSGTVVHDGLIYWISGNTLGHVGPVTDMVDVYDPATGIFTALAEIPNPRDHFFATLHQGSIYVIGGRRSVPEEGAFEPTIPEIDVYDIAADTWQTLPASANLNPTRAAAATDRVGDEIIIAGGESGSQTEAHAETQAFNPATGQWRDLANMLTPRHAAQAIVSNNGFYVAAGAPNRGGPGGAVLNTEALFLAGPTTPTGIPITAGTISTPASIVFDSATGLVPISHEGGNQAVIIKDLQISGSAAFSLADPLPGPVSLAPGTNREIMVHYAGGDGTESAALEITDSNDQVTTVALEAEANGELPPIAFSSQTITARSLPTQLEFGPDGRLYVAELDGLIYAFTIERDDETGDYSIAATEVIDLIQTLPNHNDDGTPYVGALSDLRNVTGMITAGTADNPVLFVTSSDPRIDDPEADTNSGILSRLTWTGTEWTKLDLVRSLPRSEHDHLPNGLALDAQSGILYLAQGGHTNMGAPSSAFGFLPEYALSAAILSIDLDAIGEQTYDIPTLMGEVFGGRFGHNQAMIVPDGPVQVHSPGYRNAYDVLLTASGQLYTFDNDSNAGWGGLVVGEGPGGICTNDPNESDSATHNDNFHLITGPGYYGGHPNPTRANRANTFDGLSPIPEGLENPVECEFLIPGVEDGAIGLYDASTNGLAEYTATNFDGQMTGNIIATAWDGNVLRLSLNSSGEQVVEQNALFTALSGPLGVTAQGDADPFPGTIWIGQFFNGNITVFEPQDFFECDPDSLDPDDTSPNGYTYGDLIDNGLDPCNPAQVPPDFDQDFVSDLNDPDIDGDGIANQDDLFDFDADNGRGNPLPHRLAWSSDVIGSLGGMSAYNAPGFTGLMAHPTSPISVFDQFNPDNLIPGGAAGMFTVEEITPGDAQLNTQENAFHFGVDVHGGSPVFTAQTRIMAPFAGATPQDNQSMGLVIGRGDQNNYIKLVTNANGGNGGIQFAGEIQGDFNGQQVNADILGADSVDLFMVVDPADATVSASYVITTDGVRGPRTLAGQPITMPSSWLSDTINGPAIGIISTSDGADSFSASWGFIEVYEGTGEDFPVPGEGQLDADPPALVFPETRVGDTAALTVTLSNSGDAALDINDAAITGDQVFSTDLALPQTLAPGAAHAVSVSFSPNVATGFEAILTLSHDGGNSPLQISIAGQGIQSEPVLVPDPGQVDFGGVVVGTTSGQRLINLSNTGDGAATIGNLEIGGEHAGDFSVDTATDICSGVTLEPGQDCSFAIDFQPTGTGERSAQVNVPSDSDDLTVALQGQGLDNRLFHDRFEVSDE, from the coding sequence GTGGCCGCAGAAGAACCCGGCACCGGCCAGTGGCAGACCACCAACACGGAATTCGGCGAGTCGCGCCACGAAGGCGCTTCGGCCCAGGCCGGTGAGGCCTTCTACGTGATGGGCGGGCGTGAGTCCGATGCGGTTCGAATCTACGACCCGTTCGAGGGCGAGAATGGAAGCTGGTCCAGCGGCGCCGTTTCTCCGATTCAGCTCCATCATTTCCAGGCCGTTGAACTCGACGGCCTGATCTATGCCATCGGCGCGATGACCGGCCCGTATCCCGAGGAACCCCCGGTCGAGAACATCTACATCTACGATCCGCTAGCCGATCGCTGGATCATCGGCCCGACCATGCCTTCAGGCCGCCTGCGCGGCAGCAGCGGCACGGTCGTGCATGACGGGCTGATCTACTGGATCAGCGGCAACACCCTGGGCCACGTGGGTCCGGTCACCGACATGGTGGATGTCTACGATCCGGCCACCGGAATCTTCACAGCACTGGCCGAAATCCCGAATCCACGCGACCACTTTTTCGCCACCCTGCACCAGGGCAGCATCTACGTCATCGGTGGTCGTCGGAGCGTGCCGGAAGAGGGGGCTTTCGAACCGACCATCCCCGAGATCGATGTCTACGACATTGCCGCAGATACCTGGCAGACACTGCCGGCCAGCGCCAACTTGAATCCTACCCGGGCGGCCGCGGCCACCGACCGGGTCGGCGACGAAATCATCATTGCCGGGGGCGAGAGCGGCTCACAGACCGAGGCTCACGCAGAAACCCAGGCCTTCAACCCGGCAACCGGACAATGGCGCGACCTGGCCAACATGCTGACTCCCCGCCACGCCGCCCAGGCCATCGTTTCCAACAACGGTTTTTACGTCGCCGCGGGCGCACCGAACCGCGGCGGACCGGGTGGTGCCGTGCTGAACACCGAAGCCCTGTTCCTGGCCGGCCCAACCACCCCGACCGGCATACCGATCACCGCGGGCACGATCAGTACACCGGCCTCGATCGTGTTTGACTCGGCGACCGGGCTGGTCCCGATCAGCCATGAGGGGGGCAACCAGGCGGTCATCATCAAGGATCTCCAGATCAGCGGCAGTGCCGCGTTCAGCCTGGCCGACCCTTTGCCCGGGCCGGTCAGCCTGGCGCCGGGGACTAATCGCGAGATCATGGTCCATTACGCCGGTGGGGATGGCACAGAATCCGCCGCTCTGGAAATCACCGATTCCAACGACCAGGTCACCACGGTCGCGCTGGAAGCTGAAGCGAACGGGGAACTGCCGCCCATAGCGTTTTCATCCCAAACCATCACTGCGCGATCATTGCCCACACAGCTTGAATTCGGGCCGGATGGAAGGCTGTATGTCGCCGAGCTGGATGGTCTGATCTATGCGTTCACGATTGAACGCGATGACGAGACCGGCGATTACTCGATTGCCGCGACCGAAGTGATTGACCTGATCCAGACCCTCCCCAATCACAATGACGACGGCACGCCGTATGTGGGTGCCCTGTCTGACCTGCGCAATGTAACCGGGATGATTACTGCCGGCACGGCAGACAACCCGGTGCTGTTTGTCACCAGCAGCGACCCCCGCATCGACGATCCCGAGGCCGACACCAATTCCGGCATCCTGTCGCGCCTGACCTGGACAGGCACCGAATGGACCAAACTGGACCTGGTCCGCAGCCTGCCGCGCTCGGAGCACGATCACCTCCCCAACGGTCTGGCGCTGGATGCACAAAGCGGCATCCTGTACCTGGCCCAGGGCGGGCACACGAACATGGGCGCACCGTCTTCCGCTTTCGGCTTTCTGCCGGAATACGCATTGTCGGCGGCCATCCTGTCGATCGACCTCGATGCCATTGGCGAGCAGACCTACGATATCCCCACCCTGATGGGTGAGGTATTCGGCGGTCGGTTCGGCCACAACCAGGCGATGATTGTCCCGGACGGACCGGTCCAGGTGCATTCGCCAGGCTACCGGAATGCCTACGACGTGCTGTTGACCGCCTCGGGTCAGCTTTATACGTTTGACAACGATTCCAATGCCGGCTGGGGCGGGCTCGTGGTCGGTGAGGGTCCGGGCGGCATCTGCACCAATGATCCCAATGAATCAGACAGCGCTACGCATAATGACAATTTCCATCTGATTACCGGGCCGGGCTATTACGGTGGGCACCCCAACCCGACCCGGGCCAACCGGGCCAACACCTTCGATGGGCTCTCACCGATTCCCGAAGGCCTTGAGAACCCGGTCGAATGCGAATTCCTGATCCCCGGGGTCGAGGACGGCGCTATCGGCCTGTATGACGCATCCACCAATGGCCTGGCCGAATACACGGCCACGAACTTTGACGGGCAAATGACCGGTAACATCATTGCGACCGCGTGGGATGGCAACGTGTTGAGACTCAGCCTCAACAGCAGCGGCGAACAGGTCGTTGAGCAAAATGCTCTGTTCACAGCCTTGAGCGGGCCGCTGGGAGTCACCGCACAGGGGGATGCCGACCCGTTTCCCGGCACCATCTGGATCGGGCAATTTTTCAACGGCAACATCACCGTTTTCGAGCCCCAGGACTTTTTCGAGTGCGATCCGGATTCACTGGACCCGGACGATACCAGTCCAAACGGCTATACCTACGGCGACCTGATCGACAACGGCCTCGATCCCTGCAACCCGGCGCAGGTACCGCCGGATTTCGACCAGGATTTCGTATCCGACCTCAATGACCCTGATATCGATGGTGACGGCATTGCCAACCAGGACGACCTGTTCGACTTCGATGCCGACAACGGTCGTGGCAACCCACTGCCTCATCGGCTGGCCTGGAGCAGTGACGTCATCGGCTCGCTCGGAGGCATGAGTGCGTACAATGCACCCGGCTTTACCGGGCTCATGGCCCATCCGACCAGCCCCATCAGCGTGTTCGATCAGTTCAACCCCGACAACCTGATTCCGGGTGGTGCGGCCGGAATGTTTACCGTGGAAGAGATCACCCCCGGTGACGCGCAACTGAATACGCAGGAAAATGCTTTCCACTTCGGCGTCGATGTGCATGGTGGGTCGCCGGTATTTACGGCACAAACTCGGATCATGGCTCCATTCGCCGGGGCAACTCCCCAGGACAACCAATCCATGGGCCTGGTGATCGGCCGAGGCGATCAGAACAATTACATCAAGCTGGTCACGAATGCCAACGGCGGTAACGGCGGCATCCAGTTTGCCGGTGAAATCCAGGGCGATTTCAATGGCCAGCAAGTCAATGCGGACATCCTTGGCGCCGACTCCGTGGATCTTTTCATGGTCGTTGATCCCGCGGACGCCACCGTCTCGGCCAGCTATGTGATCACCACGGATGGGGTCCGTGGTCCCCGCACGCTGGCGGGCCAACCCATTACCATGCCGTCAAGCTGGTTGAGCGATACGATCAACGGACCGGCCATCGGTATCATTTCCACCTCCGATGGCGCTGATTCGTTTTCGGCCAGTTGGGGCTTTATCGAAGTCTATGAAGGAACTGGTGAAGATTTTCCTGTTCCCGGCGAGGGACAACTTGACGCCGATCCGCCGGCCCTGGTTTTCCCGGAAACGCGGGTCGGCGACACCGCTGCCCTGACCGTGACGCTGAGCAACAGTGGCGATGCGGCGCTGGACATCAACGATGCCGCCATCACCGGAGACCAGGTATTCAGCACGGATCTGGCGTTACCACAAACCCTGGCGCCAGGCGCAGCACATGCCGTCTCGGTCAGTTTCAGCCCGAATGTCGCGACCGGCTTCGAGGCGATCCTGACCCTGTCACACGATGGTGGCAATAGCCCGCTGCAGATTTCAATCGCGGGCCAGGGCATTCAGTCCGAACCGGTTCTCGTGCCCGATCCCGGCCAGGTCGATTTTGGCGGGGTCGTGGTCGGAACTACATCCGGACAGCGGTTGATCAACCTGAGCAATACCGGTGACGGAGCTGCGACGATTGGAAACCTGGAGATTGGCGGTGAGCACGCAGGTGATTTCAGCGTGGACACGGCGACAGACATTTGCTCGGGAGTGACGCTGGAACCCGGACAGGATTGCAGCTTCGCCATCGATTTCCAGCCGACCGGGACGGGTGAACGAAGCGCCCAGGTCAACGTTCCATCCGATTCGGATGATCTCACTGTAGCGTTACAGGGTCAGGGACTGGACAATCGCCTCTTCCATGATCGCTTTGAAGTGAGTGATGAGTAG
- a CDS encoding GTPase family protein — protein sequence MRNLVKEFGWLRVIALGITVLPLVVLPIFATVWMWQTGLLLWWLLVAVLASIVGLAISRIAVAREQRALPRSTTRAGAHWSAEADECWVRIEQLASEATVAEWPLSDGATLLRLARHVLITVAGHFHPHRSQPLLEMTLPHTLTIIERAARELRDEVVNNIPFSHRLTLGNVVRANNLRALLKRHEGWFRAARAIFAPQSAAVAELRRAVGSQLLDHGSERVQTWLLREYIRKLGYHAIDLYGGLARLEDQTRLDAPDRRLATEGESHNDEHEPLRVLLLGRANAGKSSLINALFGEVTAAVDLLPDTTTDIVGYRLERDDEIQGLIFDTPGFDGELFGSRVLEKTAIDADLILWVTAAHRPDRDEERRRLDQLRNMLADPKRRSPPLLVVMTHIDRLRPVREWQPPYVLDPPAGTKAGQIVAALTAVARDLDVDVSRIVPVCLAEGKTYNVDDALNAAMLRQQDAANRVRLLRCLQARKREENWDLLWRQLGNAGRILLTMPNDPRPQ from the coding sequence ATGAGAAACCTGGTCAAGGAATTCGGCTGGCTGCGGGTCATTGCCCTGGGCATCACGGTGCTGCCGCTGGTCGTGCTGCCAATATTCGCGACTGTGTGGATGTGGCAAACGGGACTGTTGCTGTGGTGGCTGCTGGTGGCCGTGCTGGCCTCAATCGTGGGCCTGGCGATCAGCCGGATTGCGGTGGCGCGAGAACAGCGTGCACTACCGCGATCAACCACCCGGGCCGGTGCTCACTGGAGTGCCGAGGCGGATGAGTGCTGGGTCAGGATCGAGCAGTTGGCCTCGGAAGCCACCGTGGCCGAATGGCCGCTCAGCGACGGCGCCACCCTGCTACGCCTGGCGCGCCATGTCTTGATCACGGTGGCCGGTCATTTTCATCCGCACCGCTCGCAGCCATTACTGGAAATGACGCTCCCGCACACCTTGACGATCATCGAACGGGCAGCCCGGGAACTGCGCGACGAGGTCGTCAACAATATTCCATTCAGCCACCGGCTGACACTGGGGAACGTGGTGCGGGCCAATAATCTGCGTGCGTTGCTCAAACGACATGAAGGCTGGTTTCGCGCCGCGCGGGCCATATTCGCGCCGCAATCGGCCGCGGTGGCCGAGTTGCGCCGCGCGGTCGGCAGCCAGTTGCTCGACCACGGCTCGGAACGTGTGCAGACGTGGCTGTTGCGCGAATACATTCGCAAACTCGGCTACCACGCCATCGATCTTTACGGTGGCCTGGCCCGACTGGAAGATCAAACCCGGCTGGACGCGCCGGACAGGCGCCTGGCCACGGAAGGTGAAAGCCACAACGATGAGCATGAGCCGCTGCGCGTTCTTCTCCTGGGCCGCGCCAATGCCGGCAAGTCCAGCCTGATCAACGCATTGTTTGGCGAGGTAACGGCCGCTGTCGACCTGCTACCCGATACCACCACCGACATTGTCGGCTATCGGCTCGAGCGCGATGATGAGATCCAGGGACTGATTTTCGATACACCGGGGTTTGACGGCGAGTTGTTCGGCAGCCGGGTACTGGAAAAGACGGCCATCGACGCCGACCTGATTCTCTGGGTCACCGCAGCCCATCGTCCGGATCGCGACGAGGAGCGAAGGCGCCTGGACCAGTTGCGCAACATGCTGGCCGACCCGAAGCGGCGATCGCCGCCGCTGCTGGTCGTGATGACGCACATCGACAGGCTGCGCCCGGTGCGCGAATGGCAACCCCCTTATGTGCTCGACCCACCGGCCGGCACCAAGGCCGGCCAGATCGTCGCGGCGCTGACTGCCGTGGCGCGAGACCTGGATGTCGATGTGTCCCGAATCGTGCCCGTGTGCCTGGCCGAAGGCAAGACCTACAACGTCGACGACGCCCTCAATGCCGCCATGCTCAGGCAACAGGACGCAGCCAACCGGGTGCGTCTGCTGCGCTGCCTGCAAGCCCGCAAGCGCGAGGAGAACTGGGATCTGCTGTGGCGCCAGCTGGGCAATGCCGGGCGGATTCTGCTAACCATGCCGAACGATCCTCGGCCGCAGTAA
- a CDS encoding YcjF family protein, giving the protein MSDDRGFWTGLRHRLHRALSTPDVDAEQLAKALNKAAEREPAPVVWLLGLAQSGKTSIVRALTGSSRAAIGDGFRACTRTASIYDFPPEVPVVRFLDTRGLGEVGYDPSEDIALCEDQSHLLIVVVRAAETRPQPVLEVLRTVRKRHPDWPVVVAQTCLHHAYDQPANDNQQPGHILPYPYRDDDWQSAVPEGLSRLLLAQREFFANLPGKAPLLWVPLDFTQPEDGFEPAEYGLDALWDAIEQAASLGLEARLRADSGISDLYSRAAHPHIVGFSLAAGTVGALPVVDLALVPALQAGLLHRLAGLYQQRWTARSSAEFLGLLGSGFAAGYGARLAGRSLVKLIPVWGQTAGAVLGATASGAITFALGKAACAYLGRKHEGRSIDATALRQAYRDGLDKGRQLLRQRQNRSGPQ; this is encoded by the coding sequence ATGAGCGACGATCGCGGGTTCTGGACCGGGCTTAGACATCGGCTGCACCGGGCGCTGAGCACTCCGGATGTCGATGCCGAGCAACTTGCAAAGGCGCTGAACAAGGCGGCCGAACGCGAGCCGGCACCGGTGGTCTGGTTACTGGGTCTTGCCCAGTCGGGGAAGACATCGATTGTCCGTGCGCTGACTGGCAGTTCGCGCGCGGCGATCGGCGACGGTTTTCGGGCCTGCACCCGTACGGCCAGTATTTACGACTTTCCGCCAGAAGTACCGGTGGTGCGCTTTCTCGATACCCGCGGCCTGGGTGAAGTCGGCTATGACCCGTCCGAGGACATTGCCCTGTGCGAGGATCAATCCCATTTGCTGATCGTCGTGGTTCGTGCCGCCGAAACCCGGCCCCAACCGGTTCTGGAAGTCTTGCGAACCGTCCGCAAGCGCCACCCCGACTGGCCGGTCGTCGTGGCCCAGACCTGCCTGCACCATGCCTATGACCAGCCTGCCAATGACAATCAACAACCGGGCCATATCCTGCCCTATCCGTACCGCGACGATGACTGGCAGTCCGCCGTGCCGGAAGGTCTGAGTCGCCTGCTGCTCGCCCAGCGCGAGTTTTTCGCCAACCTGCCGGGCAAGGCGCCGTTGTTGTGGGTCCCGCTGGATTTTACCCAGCCTGAAGACGGGTTCGAGCCGGCTGAATACGGGCTCGATGCGTTGTGGGACGCGATCGAGCAAGCCGCATCCCTGGGCCTGGAAGCACGCTTGCGCGCCGATTCCGGGATCAGTGATCTCTACAGCCGTGCCGCGCATCCTCACATTGTCGGGTTCAGCCTGGCGGCCGGCACCGTCGGCGCCTTGCCGGTGGTTGACCTGGCACTGGTACCGGCCTTGCAGGCCGGGCTGTTGCACCGCCTGGCCGGCCTTTACCAGCAGCGCTGGACCGCGCGCAGCAGTGCCGAATTCCTGGGCTTGCTGGGGTCCGGATTTGCCGCCGGCTACGGCGCACGTCTTGCCGGGCGCAGCCTGGTCAAGCTGATCCCGGTCTGGGGCCAGACCGCCGGAGCGGTCCTGGGCGCCACGGCCAGCGGTGCGATCACATTCGCCCTGGGCAAGGCGGCCTGCGCCTACCTGGGCCGCAAGCACGAAGGCCGCTCTATCGACGCCACGGCCTTGCGGCAAGCCTATCGCGACGGCCTGGACAAGGGCCGGCAACTGCTTCGCCAGCGGCAAAACCGATCGGGACCGCAATGA
- a CDS encoding matrixin family metalloprotease, giving the protein MVSLLPFGVPLTSQADDGGYQLLELDGHKVKWGDQRLGVGASISYAFARETLRFDDAINCADMAPIERLSGDNLTMEMLARETAAAFRVWEAAASLSFHEVDDTRDANIILGAQGRPRGRAFANVSYAPDQEDGVRAIEQALVCLNPGHKWKVGFDGNEDVYDIRYTLVHEIGHAIGLDHPGPSGQVMAFRYTEDFHDLQPGDLRGVQRLYGPAAGNRELANDLDSIETVNDGVGHSLGIGEDERTN; this is encoded by the coding sequence ATGGTCAGCCTGCTGCCATTTGGGGTACCGCTGACATCCCAGGCCGACGACGGTGGGTACCAGCTGCTGGAACTGGACGGTCACAAGGTAAAGTGGGGAGACCAACGGTTGGGAGTGGGAGCCAGTATCAGCTATGCCTTTGCCAGGGAAACGCTACGGTTCGACGATGCAATCAATTGTGCCGACATGGCACCGATTGAGAGGCTGTCCGGGGACAATCTCACCATGGAAATGTTGGCACGCGAGACTGCGGCTGCGTTTCGGGTCTGGGAAGCCGCTGCCAGCCTTTCGTTTCACGAGGTCGATGATACCCGGGATGCGAATATCATCCTCGGTGCCCAGGGCCGGCCGCGTGGGCGCGCATTCGCCAACGTATCCTACGCACCCGATCAGGAAGACGGTGTGCGCGCCATCGAACAAGCGCTGGTGTGCCTGAATCCCGGCCACAAATGGAAGGTTGGGTTCGACGGTAACGAGGATGTCTACGACATCCGCTACACGCTGGTTCACGAGATCGGTCACGCCATTGGCCTGGATCATCCCGGGCCGTCCGGGCAGGTGATGGCGTTTCGCTATACCGAGGACTTCCATGATCTGCAACCCGGCGATCTGCGCGGCGTCCAGAGGCTCTACGGTCCTGCTGCCGGTAACCGCGAACTGGCCAATGACCTCGACAGCATCGAGACCGTCAACGACGGTGTTGGCCACTCCCTGGGCATCGGTGAGGACGAAAGAACGAACTGA
- a CDS encoding CsbD family protein has translation MNKDQVKGKTNEIKGKIKETTGKVTGNKSTEYKGKAQKHGGKAQIIYGDH, from the coding sequence ATGAACAAGGATCAGGTGAAAGGAAAAACGAACGAGATCAAGGGCAAGATCAAGGAGACCACCGGCAAAGTGACCGGCAACAAGAGCACGGAATACAAGGGTAAAGCCCAGAAGCATGGCGGAAAGGCGCAAATTATATACGGAGATCACTAG
- a CDS encoding IS4 family transposase yields MNIGKTLFAQIMDFLPWKTFHRTVDRYDGNRRVRTLSCAEQFRCMAFAQLTYRESLRDIEACLQVQSAKLYHMGFRQPIRRATLADANESRDWRIYGDYAQHLIAQARSLYVDESISSGLPDTVYALDSTTIDLCLSMFPWAPFRTAKAAVKLHTLLDLRGSIPSFIHISDGKLHDVNVLDLLIPEAGSFYVMDRAYLDYARLFNLAQAGAFFVIRAKSNLDFRRVYSAATDRQAGLICDQTIALCGQRPSKYYPQHLRRIRFKDPETGKTLVFLTNQFQLPALTICALYKSRWQVELFFKWIKQNLRIKCFFGRSENAVKTQIWIAVSTYVLIAIIKKRLDLDISLHAMLQIISITVFEKTQLKQAVTIDRSDLDQIKDGNQLNLFGF; encoded by the coding sequence ATGAACATCGGCAAGACGCTTTTTGCTCAGATTATGGATTTCCTTCCCTGGAAGACTTTCCACCGCACCGTCGACCGATACGACGGCAACCGGCGAGTGCGAACTCTGAGCTGCGCCGAACAGTTCCGCTGTATGGCCTTTGCCCAGCTGACCTACCGCGAGAGCCTGCGGGACATCGAAGCCTGTCTCCAGGTTCAGTCTGCAAAGCTTTACCACATGGGCTTTCGCCAGCCGATTCGTCGAGCAACTCTTGCCGATGCAAACGAGTCGCGAGATTGGAGAATTTACGGCGACTATGCCCAGCATCTGATTGCACAAGCGAGAAGCCTCTATGTCGACGAATCCATAAGCTCGGGTCTTCCCGATACGGTTTACGCACTCGACTCAACCACCATCGACCTATGTCTGTCGATGTTCCCATGGGCACCATTTCGCACGGCAAAAGCGGCAGTCAAACTTCATACCCTGCTGGATCTGCGCGGATCGATTCCCAGCTTCATTCATATCTCCGACGGCAAGCTGCACGACGTCAATGTTCTAGACTTGCTGATTCCGGAGGCAGGTTCGTTTTACGTGATGGATCGGGCCTACCTGGACTATGCTCGACTATTCAATCTGGCCCAGGCCGGCGCCTTCTTTGTAATCCGGGCCAAATCAAACCTGGACTTCCGGCGGGTCTATTCTGCTGCTACAGATCGGCAAGCTGGGCTGATCTGCGACCAAACTATTGCGCTCTGCGGCCAGCGTCCAAGCAAGTACTATCCTCAACACTTGAGACGCATTCGCTTCAAGGACCCGGAAACCGGAAAGACCCTGGTATTTCTCACCAATCAGTTCCAACTCCCGGCTCTTACGATCTGCGCGTTGTACAAAAGCCGGTGGCAGGTCGAGCTGTTCTTCAAGTGGATCAAGCAAAATCTCCGTATCAAGTGCTTCTTCGGCCGATCGGAGAACGCAGTCAAGACACAAATTTGGATTGCTGTGTCGACCTATGTGCTGATCGCCATCATCAAAAAGCGTTTGGACCTCGATATTTCGCTGCACGCAATGCTACAGATTATCTCCATAACTGTATTTGAAAAAACACAGTTGAAACAGGCGGTTACGATCGACCGAAGCGATCTGGATCAGATCAAAGACGGTAACCAATTGAATCTATTCGGCTTTTAA
- a CDS encoding PRC-barrel domain-containing protein, translating into MNHSSTEPNTRQSAASNMQAGAALLSASTITGDEVRNSQNENLGKIQDVMLDTADGKIRYVVLASGGFLGMGDRLFAVPWKALKLDKENHCFRLDVDVERLKNAPGFDKDEWPNMADPTWNSTVESYYDAR; encoded by the coding sequence ATGAATCATTCATCGACAGAACCGAACACCAGGCAATCCGCTGCAAGCAACATGCAGGCTGGAGCTGCACTGCTGAGCGCCAGCACCATTACCGGTGACGAAGTCCGCAACAGCCAGAATGAAAATCTCGGAAAGATACAGGACGTCATGCTCGATACGGCTGACGGCAAGATACGGTACGTGGTTCTCGCATCTGGTGGCTTTCTGGGGATGGGTGATCGCCTGTTCGCAGTTCCGTGGAAGGCCCTGAAGCTGGACAAGGAGAATCATTGTTTCAGGCTCGACGTTGATGTCGAGCGTTTGAAGAACGCGCCTGGTTTCGACAAGGATGAATGGCCGAATATGGCTGATCCCACATGGAATTCGACGGTCGAGTCCTACTACGACGCCCGCTGA
- a CDS encoding DUF3185 family protein produces MNSKILGIVLLVVGAILLFFAYQQSQSLGDQVSEAFTGRFTDSTIWFLILGAASAAAGVGLLLFGKSAR; encoded by the coding sequence ATGAATAGCAAGATTCTGGGTATTGTGTTGCTTGTTGTCGGCGCGATTCTGCTTTTCTTTGCCTATCAGCAGTCCCAAAGCCTGGGCGATCAGGTGTCCGAGGCCTTTACCGGCCGTTTCACCGATTCCACGATCTGGTTTCTGATCCTTGGCGCGGCTTCTGCAGCAGCCGGTGTCGGGCTGCTACTGTTCGGTAAATCCGCACGCTAG
- a CDS encoding NAD-dependent epimerase, protein MRPILITGTAGFIGSHVALRLLDDGHRVIGYDNLNDYYDVNLKKARLARFEGHPGYTHITADLADREAVENCFATHRPGHVIHLAAQAGVRYAAENPHVYVSSNVTGTLHILEGCRHFPVEHLIYASTSSVYGANTNMPFKEADSTEHPLTLYAATKKANEMMAHSYAHLYAVPCTGLRFFTVYGPWGRPDMALFLFTKAILSGEPIQVFNYGKHRRSFTYIDDIVEGIVRILECPPKVDPGWRGDTPNPAISGVAPYRIYNIGNENSVELPRYIELLEKELGKKAEMNMLSMQPGDVPDTESDVTRLEEAVDYTPRVNVEEGVANFVKWYRDYYDSNRVSRREDGIGAGAKR, encoded by the coding sequence ATGCGGCCTATACTCATAACCGGCACTGCCGGCTTTATCGGCTCCCACGTCGCCCTGAGACTTCTCGACGATGGCCACCGGGTAATCGGTTACGACAATCTCAACGACTACTACGACGTCAATCTCAAGAAGGCGCGCCTGGCACGCTTTGAAGGACACCCCGGTTATACTCACATTACTGCTGACCTGGCTGACCGTGAGGCGGTTGAGAATTGCTTTGCCACTCATCGTCCCGGCCACGTGATCCACCTGGCCGCGCAGGCCGGTGTGCGATACGCAGCCGAAAACCCGCATGTCTATGTCAGCTCAAACGTCACTGGAACGCTCCATATTCTGGAGGGATGCCGACACTTTCCGGTGGAACATCTGATCTATGCCTCGACCAGCTCGGTCTATGGCGCCAACACGAATATGCCGTTCAAGGAGGCTGACAGCACCGAACATCCGTTGACGCTGTATGCGGCAACCAAAAAAGCCAACGAGATGATGGCGCATTCCTACGCCCATCTCTATGCTGTTCCCTGCACGGGTCTTCGCTTCTTTACCGTTTATGGCCCGTGGGGGCGCCCGGACATGGCGCTTTTCCTGTTCACCAAGGCGATCCTGTCCGGTGAGCCCATACAGGTATTCAATTACGGCAAACACCGTCGCAGCTTTACCTACATCGACGATATCGTCGAAGGCATCGTGCGCATCCTGGAGTGCCCTCCGAAGGTCGATCCCGGCTGGAGGGGCGATACTCCGAACCCGGCTATCAGCGGTGTCGCCCCGTATCGCATCTACAACATAGGCAACGAAAACAGCGTCGAACTGCCGCGCTACATTGAATTGCTCGAAAAGGAACTTGGCAAGAAAGCCGAGATGAATATGCTGTCGATGCAACCCGGTGATGTTCCCGATACCGAGTCCGATGTCACCCGCCTGGAAGAGGCGGTTGATTACACACCCAGGGTCAATGTGGAAGAGGGTGTGGCCAACTTCGTCAAGTGGTACAGGGATTACTATGACTCGAACCGAGTGTCGCGGCGCGAGGATGGTATTGGGGCTGGGGCAAAGCGCTAG